A genomic stretch from Limnobacter thiooxidans includes:
- a CDS encoding winged helix-turn-helix transcriptional regulator: MNVENISENPCPIARALAFLGDSWSILILRDAHAGVTRFDHFRKSLGIAPTILTKRLAVLTEEGILEKRRYSEHPPRDEYVLSEAGQDFLPVLFMIGAWGRKHRGGGKLTKFYDAEAGTEIRPVAIDEATGAKLGTRAIRMGC, from the coding sequence ATGAACGTTGAAAATATTTCAGAAAACCCATGCCCGATCGCGCGCGCCCTTGCATTTCTGGGTGATTCGTGGAGCATTTTGATATTGCGTGATGCCCATGCGGGCGTTACACGGTTTGACCATTTCAGGAAAAGTCTCGGGATCGCACCGACCATTCTCACCAAGCGGCTTGCTGTGTTGACCGAAGAAGGGATACTTGAAAAACGCCGTTATTCTGAACATCCGCCGAGGGATGAATACGTTCTGTCTGAAGCGGGGCAAGACTTCCTGCCGGTACTGTTCATGATTGGTGCCTGGGGTAGAAAACACCGGGGTGGTGGAAAACTGACCAAGTTTTACGATGCAGAGGCAGGAACTGAAATCAGACCCGTTGCAATTGATGAAGCAACAGGTGCAAAGCTGGGAACTCGCGCAATTCGCATGGGATGTTGA
- a CDS encoding oxidoreductase — protein sequence MSKSTQPVAIVTGASSGIGLITAKKLVAAGYRVFGTSRSPRANHNHAFEMMPLDVDNDESATALVNRIVELTGRVDLLVNNAGRGLSPAGAEEFSLEQAQALFNTNFFGVVRLSNAVLPHMRKQASGRIINIGSVLGFMPMPYMAFYSASKFALRGYSESLDHELRNSGIRVSVIEPAFMKTAIEANSTQAAFKREEYQLVRASLEDRLTEMLEDAEEPDVVADVIVKAAKETNPKLSYTAGSAAARLKIMNNVLPARLLDAGIRKHLRIR from the coding sequence ATGAGTAAAAGCACGCAACCCGTTGCCATTGTTACCGGTGCATCCTCCGGCATCGGTCTGATCACCGCGAAGAAACTGGTCGCGGCCGGTTACCGGGTGTTTGGAACCAGCAGAAGCCCGCGTGCCAATCACAATCATGCCTTTGAAATGATGCCATTGGATGTGGACAACGATGAATCGGCAACGGCACTTGTGAATCGAATTGTCGAGTTAACCGGTCGTGTCGATCTGTTGGTGAACAATGCAGGGCGTGGACTATCGCCAGCAGGTGCTGAAGAGTTTTCACTTGAGCAGGCACAAGCGCTGTTCAACACCAACTTTTTCGGTGTAGTTCGATTGAGCAACGCAGTACTGCCTCACATGCGCAAGCAAGCCAGCGGGCGCATCATCAACATCGGTTCAGTGCTGGGGTTTATGCCAATGCCCTATATGGCGTTCTATTCGGCTAGCAAGTTTGCGCTTCGTGGGTATTCCGAGTCACTCGATCATGAGCTTCGAAACAGCGGCATCCGGGTGTCTGTAATTGAACCAGCTTTCATGAAAACAGCGATTGAAGCGAATTCAACGCAAGCGGCGTTCAAGCGTGAGGAATATCAACTGGTTCGCGCCTCACTTGAAGACAGGCTGACAGAAATGCTTGAAGACGCAGAAGAGCCGGATGTGGTGGCCGATGTCATCGTGAAAGCCGCAAAAGAGACAAATCCCAAACTCAGTTACACGGCAGGTTCTGCTGCCGCGCGTTTGAAAATCATGAATAACGTACTGCCCGCCCGTCTGCTTGATGCAGGCATTCGCAAACATTTGCGAATTCGCTAA
- a CDS encoding NADH:flavin oxidoreductase/NADH oxidase family protein, translated as MNTNSSQKTNFLNQPFALPNGVILRNRLAKAAMSEALGTYDNHATPKIVELYRRWAQSGAGLLITGNVMIDRSALGEPGNIVIENESDLPILTQWADVARNEGASIWVQLNQPGKQSPKGLNKFNLSPSAIPFRQDMAAFFDTPREASQSEIEDIIQGFGRSAAICKKAGFGGVQIHGAHGYLISQFLSPHHNQRTDEWGGSPENRRRFVMAVYEEIRRQVGPDFPVGIKLNSADFQKGGFTEEESIATIRALADAGIDLIEISGGTYEAPAMSGMAGSSAKASTLQREAYFLGFAEQVRTQVKTPLMVTGGFRTFEGMNTALASGALDIVGIARLMAIEPDAPKALLNGRDCNHQVQPISTGIKAIDKMGVMEILWYSRQLKRIAEGNKPKPKEGGLWAFLASLLKSIWGTSQTKRLRA; from the coding sequence ATGAATACAAATTCCAGTCAGAAAACCAATTTTCTCAATCAGCCCTTCGCACTGCCAAATGGAGTGATCTTGCGCAATCGATTGGCCAAGGCCGCCATGAGCGAGGCTCTTGGAACCTACGACAATCACGCGACCCCAAAAATCGTTGAGCTGTATCGCCGCTGGGCACAATCAGGCGCCGGGCTGCTCATTACAGGCAACGTCATGATTGATCGTAGCGCCTTGGGAGAACCAGGCAACATCGTGATCGAAAATGAGTCTGACTTGCCGATCTTGACGCAATGGGCCGATGTGGCGCGCAACGAGGGAGCCTCGATTTGGGTTCAGCTGAATCAGCCCGGAAAGCAGTCGCCCAAGGGCTTGAACAAATTCAACCTCAGTCCTTCCGCCATTCCTTTCAGGCAAGACATGGCTGCATTTTTTGATACACCTCGCGAGGCCAGTCAAAGTGAAATTGAAGACATCATTCAAGGATTCGGGCGCAGTGCAGCCATCTGCAAGAAAGCCGGATTCGGCGGTGTCCAGATTCATGGCGCCCATGGATACCTGATCAGCCAGTTTCTGTCACCGCATCACAATCAGCGCACCGATGAATGGGGTGGAAGTCCTGAAAATCGACGCAGGTTTGTAATGGCTGTTTACGAAGAAATTCGCCGCCAGGTCGGGCCAGACTTCCCGGTCGGGATCAAACTGAATTCGGCAGACTTTCAAAAAGGTGGATTCACAGAGGAAGAGTCGATTGCAACCATTCGTGCCTTGGCCGATGCAGGCATTGATCTGATTGAAATTTCAGGTGGAACATATGAAGCACCGGCGATGAGCGGCATGGCAGGTTCTTCTGCAAAGGCATCTACCCTGCAGCGGGAAGCATATTTCCTTGGTTTCGCAGAGCAGGTTCGTACACAGGTGAAAACTCCCTTGATGGTCACGGGTGGCTTTCGAACTTTCGAGGGAATGAATACTGCATTGGCTTCCGGGGCGCTGGATATTGTGGGCATAGCCCGTTTGATGGCCATTGAACCGGATGCACCGAAAGCACTGCTGAACGGTCGAGACTGTAATCACCAGGTACAGCCGATCTCAACGGGCATCAAGGCCATCGACAAAATGGGTGTTATGGAAATTCTCTGGTACTCCCGGCAGTTGAAAAGAATTGCCGAGGGCAATAAACCGAAACCGAAAGAAGGCGGGCTGTGGGCGTTTCTGGCCTCGCTGCTGAAAAGCATCTGGGGAACAAGCCAGACGAAGCGGCTACGCGCCTAG
- a CDS encoding YhgE/Pip domain-containing protein produces the protein MSWLASVYQVLLCDLRLLRRYPRLRFSVLGILFVPSLYALIYISSMWNPEANAPNLPVAIVNLDQGTQFKGEVIEIGRTLTEKLKAEQKLGFQELHDEALARQGVRQGRFDFALIIPQNFSTQAVRAERSGAGQLLVYTSEGNNYTGASVAKKFAPEITRRLNELLNERRWGRVSDIALDSKEKVARLKEGVMALNQGAQQLRDGLVKANEGSHQLNKGLGKADEAGRQIQIGAGQLKDGGLRLTEGMKQLGAGIQTMNDKLPSADDLQRLRSGAQTLNEGQKSLNAGLVQLQDGSVRLTAGVRELKEKSTDIPIWGKRVADGAGQIEAGTVKLNEGLIRASSGSAQLVQGSGQLADGVQRLTEGMDKIGAGVRQMHQKMPAATDLDRYGAGLVKLDAGTAQLSQGLGQLNSGSQRLDAGLDALEEGAGKLAAGLQTLDEAVPMTLDIPVIDAAGFSSSVKTEVEIAAPVLNNGTAFASNFIPLSLWVGAVMTAFLFHYRKLPVTVQGHGAWAKSVGKMFIPSAIVLAQVMVMLITVRVVMGIQVNHPVLLVLTLLTSSIIFVSIVMALVRWLGDTGKVMAVLFLILQLSSSGAIVPIQLSGEVFQFLHPYLPFTWVVKATKVAMFDAYDGQWLAMYAQMLITPLILWPLSTYTGRWIYQAEADYMPALDVVQ, from the coding sequence ATGAGTTGGCTCGCGAGTGTGTATCAGGTTCTTCTGTGCGATCTGCGTTTGTTGCGTCGCTATCCCAGGTTGAGGTTTTCAGTGTTGGGGATTTTGTTTGTGCCATCCCTGTATGCCCTGATTTACATCTCCAGCATGTGGAACCCGGAGGCAAATGCGCCCAATCTGCCCGTGGCCATTGTGAACCTGGACCAAGGCACCCAGTTTAAAGGTGAGGTGATTGAGATCGGCCGCACGCTGACCGAGAAGCTGAAAGCCGAACAGAAGCTGGGTTTTCAGGAGCTGCACGATGAGGCTTTGGCCCGCCAGGGAGTGCGCCAGGGCCGATTTGATTTTGCCCTGATCATTCCCCAGAATTTCAGCACCCAGGCTGTGAGGGCCGAGCGAAGTGGTGCAGGTCAGTTGCTGGTTTACACCTCCGAAGGAAACAATTACACCGGGGCTTCTGTCGCCAAAAAGTTTGCTCCAGAGATCACACGGCGTTTGAATGAGTTACTGAACGAGAGGCGTTGGGGGCGGGTGTCGGACATCGCCTTGGACAGCAAGGAAAAAGTGGCTCGACTGAAAGAAGGCGTGATGGCCCTGAACCAAGGGGCGCAGCAGTTGCGAGATGGTTTGGTGAAAGCCAATGAGGGCTCGCATCAATTGAACAAGGGCCTGGGCAAAGCCGATGAGGCGGGTCGGCAGATTCAGATCGGGGCAGGGCAATTGAAGGATGGGGGCCTGCGTCTTACCGAGGGTATGAAGCAACTGGGTGCGGGCATTCAAACCATGAATGACAAGTTGCCGAGCGCAGACGATTTGCAGAGGCTTCGCTCGGGGGCACAAACTTTGAACGAGGGGCAGAAAAGCCTGAATGCGGGTCTTGTGCAGTTGCAGGATGGGTCTGTGCGCTTGACTGCCGGTGTACGTGAGTTGAAGGAGAAGTCGACAGACATTCCGATTTGGGGCAAGCGCGTTGCGGATGGCGCCGGGCAGATTGAGGCGGGTACCGTGAAGCTCAACGAGGGTTTGATCCGAGCCAGCAGCGGCAGTGCCCAATTGGTACAGGGCAGTGGGCAATTGGCCGATGGTGTGCAGCGCCTGACCGAGGGCATGGACAAGATAGGAGCTGGCGTACGACAGATGCATCAGAAAATGCCGGCCGCGACAGACTTGGACCGATATGGTGCGGGGCTGGTGAAGCTGGACGCAGGCACCGCGCAGTTGAGCCAGGGTCTGGGGCAATTGAACTCAGGTTCGCAACGGTTGGACGCAGGTCTGGATGCGCTTGAGGAGGGAGCTGGAAAGTTGGCTGCGGGTTTGCAAACCCTTGATGAGGCAGTGCCCATGACGCTGGACATTCCCGTCATTGATGCGGCGGGTTTTTCATCCTCCGTGAAAACCGAGGTGGAGATTGCCGCGCCAGTATTGAACAATGGCACCGCGTTTGCGTCGAATTTTATTCCCTTATCCCTGTGGGTGGGTGCGGTGATGACAGCATTTCTTTTTCATTACCGCAAACTGCCTGTAACGGTGCAAGGACATGGAGCCTGGGCCAAGTCGGTGGGCAAAATGTTCATTCCTTCTGCAATTGTTTTGGCGCAGGTCATGGTGATGCTGATCACGGTGCGTGTGGTGATGGGCATTCAGGTGAATCACCCGGTCTTGTTGGTGCTTACCCTGCTGACCTCCTCCATCATTTTTGTGAGTATCGTGATGGCGCTGGTGCGATGGCTGGGCGATACCGGCAAAGTGATGGCGGTGTTGTTTCTGATTCTGCAGTTGTCGTCTTCTGGTGCGATTGTGCCCATTCAACTAAGCGGGGAGGTGTTCCAGTTTCTGCACCCCTATTTGCCGTTCACTTGGGTGGTCAAGGCCACAAAGGTCGCGATGTTTGATGCCTACGATGGTCAGTGGCTGGCCATGTATGCCCAGATGTTGATCACGCCGCTGATTTTATGGCCGTTGTCGACGTACACCGGACGTTGGATTTACCAGGCCGAGGCGGATTACATGCCAGCGCTGGATGTGGTCCAATAA
- a CDS encoding NAD-dependent epimerase/dehydratase family protein, which translates to MQTVLGANGQIGRELARCLKREYADNNIDKTAGKIRLVSRNPQQVNGTDELVAADLLDAEQTSRAVEGSSVVYLTAGLPMNTQMWIDQWGVIMYNVIAACEQHKAKLVFFDNTYMYPQTSEVQTETTRFEPHGLKGVVREEIANDLLEAMKQGRVEALICRAPEFYGPGLTQSTTTTTVIEPLKAGKKAKVFLRDDTLRTLIYTPDASRAMALLGNTPDAFGQTWHLPCDDNRLTYREFVQLAAKAFGTKPAYTIVKKWQLVLAGLFNQRICDTTELLPRYAVDNLFDSSKFKQRFPEFKATSIAEGLRVIAGGK; encoded by the coding sequence ATGCAAACAGTATTGGGCGCCAATGGGCAAATTGGTCGGGAGTTGGCACGGTGCCTGAAACGCGAGTATGCGGACAACAACATCGATAAAACCGCAGGCAAAATTCGCCTGGTGAGCCGCAACCCCCAGCAAGTCAATGGCACCGATGAATTGGTGGCAGCCGACCTGCTCGATGCAGAGCAAACATCAAGGGCGGTGGAAGGTTCTTCCGTGGTGTACCTCACAGCGGGCCTGCCCATGAATACGCAGATGTGGATAGACCAGTGGGGTGTGATCATGTACAACGTGATCGCCGCCTGTGAGCAGCACAAAGCCAAGCTGGTTTTTTTCGACAACACCTACATGTACCCGCAAACCAGCGAAGTGCAAACCGAGACTACCCGCTTTGAACCCCACGGTTTGAAAGGCGTGGTGAGGGAAGAGATTGCCAACGACCTGCTGGAAGCCATGAAGCAGGGCAGGGTAGAAGCGCTGATCTGCCGTGCACCGGAATTTTATGGCCCAGGCCTGACGCAAAGCACCACCACCACCACCGTGATTGAACCACTGAAAGCAGGAAAAAAAGCCAAGGTGTTTTTGCGTGACGACACGCTGCGCACCTTGATCTATACGCCCGACGCCAGCCGCGCCATGGCACTGCTGGGCAATACCCCCGATGCCTTCGGACAAACCTGGCACTTGCCTTGTGACGACAACCGCCTGACCTACCGCGAATTTGTGCAGCTGGCCGCCAAGGCCTTTGGAACCAAGCCTGCTTACACTATAGTGAAAAAATGGCAGCTTGTATTGGCCGGGCTTTTTAACCAGCGCATTTGTGACACCACTGAATTGTTGCCCAGGTATGCGGTGGACAATCTTTTTGATTCCAGCAAATTCAAGCAGAGGTTCCCGGAGTTCAAGGCGACTTCGATTGCTGAGGGGTTGAGGGTTATTGCGGGTGGAAAGTAG
- a CDS encoding TetR/AcrR family transcriptional regulator: protein MKKFSPSLFEVVEPGPRKAHKREILSCALSCFNEVGIEATTIETIRAKANSSVGSIYHHFGNKEGLVAALCFAALDDQLKLIEPRMKTAATPREAIVQLVHSYMQWVGEKPELARFLAQARNGVANGPFAKDLDARNKQRYGDLHKWLAKGVQDGLILALPKETYASLLIGPAENFCRAWLSGRVKESPIAYAEVFAEAAWRAVGR from the coding sequence ATGAAAAAATTCAGTCCAAGCCTTTTTGAAGTTGTCGAACCCGGACCACGCAAGGCACACAAACGAGAAATATTGAGCTGTGCGCTGTCCTGCTTCAACGAGGTGGGCATAGAGGCCACAACCATCGAAACAATCCGCGCGAAGGCCAACAGCAGCGTGGGTTCGATCTACCACCACTTTGGCAACAAGGAAGGCCTGGTTGCTGCGCTTTGCTTTGCCGCGCTTGACGACCAGTTGAAGTTGATTGAGCCGCGCATGAAAACAGCTGCCACGCCCAGAGAGGCGATTGTTCAACTGGTTCACTCGTACATGCAGTGGGTTGGTGAAAAGCCTGAGCTTGCGCGGTTTCTAGCCCAGGCCCGCAATGGGGTGGCCAATGGTCCGTTTGCCAAAGACCTGGATGCGCGCAACAAGCAGCGCTATGGCGATTTGCACAAGTGGCTTGCCAAGGGTGTTCAAGATGGATTGATCCTGGCCTTGCCCAAGGAAACCTATGCTTCCCTGCTGATTGGCCCTGCTGAGAACTTTTGTCGCGCCTGGCTTTCAGGGCGGGTGAAAGAATCACCGATTGCGTATGCCGAGGTGTTTGCCGAAGCGGCTTGGCGGGCGGTGGGGCGTTAG
- a CDS encoding hotdog fold domain-containing protein, with protein sequence MNTLALWKRLSTLPAGKWIFSRLLCFKAPYFASIRPYFNELRPEYAVVRISKRRAVHNHIGTVHAIAMCNMAELAGGSMTEVTVPPTHRWIPKGMTVEYLKKANTDLVAIATPEGKADWSVAGEYLVKVEVQDKQAETVFRAIITMWVSPKKSS encoded by the coding sequence ATGAATACACTCGCACTCTGGAAACGCCTTTCAACCCTGCCTGCCGGCAAGTGGATTTTTTCGCGCCTTCTGTGTTTCAAGGCGCCCTACTTTGCAAGTATTCGCCCCTATTTTAATGAGCTGCGACCTGAGTACGCGGTGGTGCGAATTTCAAAACGCCGGGCCGTACACAATCACATTGGCACAGTACACGCAATTGCGATGTGCAACATGGCCGAACTGGCTGGTGGAAGCATGACAGAGGTCACCGTGCCACCAACCCACCGCTGGATCCCGAAGGGCATGACGGTGGAGTACCTGAAAAAAGCGAACACTGACCTGGTTGCAATTGCCACTCCAGAGGGCAAGGCGGACTGGTCTGTGGCCGGGGAATATCTGGTCAAGGTGGAAGTGCAGGACAAACAGGCCGAGACCGTGTTTCGCGCCATCATCACCATGTGGGTGTCGCCGAAAAAATCATCGTGA
- a CDS encoding MbcA/ParS/Xre antitoxin family protein yields MFAETTGKPEIDRHKATAMVMRMFDNWQLSSEDRIALLGLAKENRTALSKYKRGEPIANSRDTLERLSHLFAIHKNLRLLYPQREVCYAWMRKPNGAFEGLSPVQIIDRYGFVGLLMVRSYLDRARGT; encoded by the coding sequence ATGTTTGCAGAAACCACCGGAAAACCAGAAATTGACCGCCACAAGGCCACTGCAATGGTCATGCGGATGTTTGACAACTGGCAACTGTCCTCTGAAGACCGAATTGCCCTGCTTGGCCTGGCCAAGGAAAACAGGACCGCACTGAGCAAATACAAGCGAGGCGAGCCCATCGCAAATTCGCGCGACACGCTTGAGCGCCTTTCTCACCTGTTTGCAATCCACAAGAACCTGCGCCTGTTGTACCCCCAGCGTGAGGTTTGCTACGCCTGGATGCGCAAACCCAATGGTGCGTTTGAAGGGCTCAGCCCTGTGCAGATCATTGACCGCTATGGATTTGTGGGTCTGTTGATGGTTCGATCCTATCTGGATCGCGCCCGGGGCACTTGA
- a CDS encoding RES family NAD+ phosphorylase: MASASEVLSESTLTSFSQNVYRNIVSLIVSEDLFDDLTDDPQDYAIAQAIEALHTPPYYCSKFPIVDRPFEEAHWFSAIQFPFENWQESRFSQGKFGVWYGASDVRTTVYETVYHWLRRTRIEEGQLPTGRELQRKVYTVHVDALLLDLRSLATAHPALIALKDYTLTQQMGQVIHKQGHPGLLTRSARCKGDIQAIFNAAVLSDARINCWLRYQIQQDTVLVLGAGDKKVASIPIAELESGL, translated from the coding sequence ATGGCCTCTGCATCGGAAGTATTGAGCGAGAGCACCCTCACCTCTTTTTCCCAAAATGTATACCGAAACATCGTATCCTTGATTGTTTCCGAAGACCTATTCGACGACCTGACGGATGACCCCCAGGACTACGCCATTGCGCAGGCCATTGAAGCGTTACACACACCGCCTTACTACTGCAGCAAATTCCCGATTGTTGACCGACCTTTTGAAGAAGCGCACTGGTTCAGCGCCATTCAGTTTCCTTTCGAGAACTGGCAGGAAAGCCGCTTTAGCCAAGGCAAGTTTGGCGTGTGGTATGGGGCCAGCGATGTGCGAACCACGGTGTATGAAACGGTTTACCACTGGCTAAGACGCACGCGCATTGAGGAAGGCCAATTGCCCACCGGCCGGGAACTGCAACGCAAGGTGTACACCGTACACGTGGATGCCCTGTTGCTGGACCTGCGCAGTTTGGCAACGGCGCACCCAGCCCTGATTGCTTTAAAAGATTACACCTTGACCCAGCAAATGGGGCAAGTGATTCACAAGCAAGGCCACCCTGGCTTGTTGACCCGGTCTGCGCGGTGCAAAGGTGATATTCAAGCCATTTTCAATGCCGCTGTGTTGAGCGATGCACGGATCAATTGCTGGTTGCGGTATCAAATTCAGCAGGACACGGTACTCGTGCTGGGTGCTGGCGACAAAAAAGTGGCCAGCATTCCCATTGCTGAATTAGAAAGTGGGTTGTGA
- a CDS encoding lipase family protein yields the protein MKRVAAERDLPVQPQGFNTLAAKSGIFNIDLLSGFGFIARGTGSRANELVLVTRGTNFEHNKFDLATNANFGYGIGPRGHVFHRGFLKTFKSYQNQLVNFVTQHGTNRPATIHCMGHSLGGALANLNACLLQDAGFHVCLYTIGAPRVGLVGYAQDITKRIPQTHIRRIANPCDPVPMVPVFPYAHASRGQSELLVQHGEKIGIEAHLLHSGYSKMAYSSSWSDFAPMPHALAAHADLARQFASIGGGGMFNAKLLYLISQLTRLVLHDLGQAALVTVQGTLSVAFTAVDLLAETLMKAANATRLMAEDVYSIVNSMLDFLGRAHMKGTDITLNTLRWVLSQFSMEMAGRAQQAMLKAQAGK from the coding sequence TTGAAAAGGGTTGCAGCAGAACGAGACCTTCCAGTTCAGCCTCAAGGTTTCAATACACTAGCCGCCAAATCCGGCATCTTCAACATCGACCTCCTGAGCGGTTTTGGCTTCATCGCCCGTGGTACGGGCAGCCGCGCCAACGAGCTGGTTTTGGTCACACGCGGTACCAATTTCGAACACAACAAATTCGACTTGGCCACCAATGCCAATTTCGGTTATGGCATCGGCCCGCGCGGCCATGTGTTTCACCGTGGCTTTCTTAAAACTTTCAAAAGCTATCAAAACCAGCTGGTGAATTTTGTGACCCAACACGGCACCAATCGGCCAGCGACCATTCACTGCATGGGGCACAGCTTGGGTGGTGCTTTGGCCAACCTGAATGCTTGCCTGTTGCAGGATGCAGGTTTTCACGTGTGCTTGTACACCATCGGCGCACCGCGCGTGGGTTTGGTTGGCTATGCGCAAGACATCACCAAGCGAATTCCGCAAACTCACATTCGTCGCATTGCCAACCCCTGCGACCCGGTTCCCATGGTGCCGGTGTTTCCATACGCGCACGCCTCGCGCGGCCAGTCGGAATTGTTGGTTCAACATGGCGAGAAAATCGGGATCGAAGCTCACCTGCTGCACAGTGGTTATTCGAAAATGGCTTACAGCAGCAGCTGGAGCGACTTCGCTCCCATGCCCCATGCCTTGGCAGCGCATGCTGACCTGGCGCGACAATTTGCAAGCATTGGTGGTGGCGGCATGTTCAACGCGAAGCTGCTGTACTTGATCAGTCAACTTACACGGCTTGTGCTGCACGACCTTGGTCAGGCGGCGTTGGTTACCGTACAAGGTACGCTTAGCGTTGCGTTCACGGCGGTGGATTTGTTGGCCGAAACCTTGATGAAGGCAGCCAACGCCACAAGGCTGATGGCTGAAGATGTGTACTCGATTGTCAATTCAATGCTTGACTTTCTCGGCCGCGCACACATGAAAGGAACGGATATTACCTTGAACACCTTGCGCTGGGTGCTAAGCCAATTCAGCATGGAAATGGCTGGACGCGCTCAGCAAGCCATGTTGAAGGCGCAGGCAGGTAAGTGA
- a CDS encoding DUF6795 domain-containing protein codes for MRFRQLALFTLACLPFLIFVPQGAHAVRQDNLILSSAVEGQLLDHGKPVAGQKVIRTLHWNMEEEPRTEITITNKDGRFQFPEVRGAAEFGFLAKLFHVPNVSIRILVPVKDLNYMAYANSRNSYKENVETGLPLIRMKCDLKNSQMFDEILPVIDCEVEKSQERKNLKYD; via the coding sequence ATGCGCTTTCGCCAACTCGCGCTTTTCACTCTGGCCTGCCTTCCTTTCCTGATTTTTGTTCCCCAAGGAGCCCATGCTGTGCGGCAAGACAATCTGATTCTTTCCTCGGCTGTCGAGGGGCAGCTACTTGATCATGGCAAACCTGTTGCTGGTCAAAAAGTGATTAGAACTTTGCACTGGAACATGGAAGAAGAACCTCGCACTGAAATCACGATCACCAACAAGGACGGTCGATTTCAATTCCCGGAAGTGCGTGGTGCAGCGGAGTTTGGTTTTCTTGCCAAGTTGTTTCATGTGCCCAACGTCAGTATTCGGATTCTCGTCCCTGTTAAGGATTTGAATTATATGGCTTATGCCAACTCCAGGAATTCCTACAAGGAAAACGTTGAGACGGGGCTTCCGTTGATTCGAATGAAGTGCGATTTGAAAAACAGTCAGATGTTTGATGAGATCTTGCCAGTGATTGACTGTGAAGTTGAAAAATCCCAAGAAAGGAAAAATTTGAAATATGACTAA
- a CDS encoding DUF6795 domain-containing protein: MRLRYFAPLVLACPLFLFLHFQKKHTVRQDNLVLSSAVEGQLLDNGKPVAEQKVARTLYWNMQAEPYTEITTTNKDGLFQFPEVRGAAEFGILARLFHVPVVLIDVDLIEESLKTSLYSTGRHTYKPAEETGFETIQMSCDLQDRDLFADLLPVINCAVKQSDEMLNRFQ; encoded by the coding sequence ATGCGTCTTCGTTATTTCGCGCCCCTCGTTTTAGCCTGCCCACTTTTCCTGTTTTTGCATTTTCAGAAAAAACACACTGTGCGACAAGACAATCTTGTTTTGTCCTCTGCTGTAGAGGGGCAATTGCTCGACAACGGCAAACCTGTTGCTGAGCAAAAGGTGGCCAGGACTTTGTATTGGAATATGCAGGCTGAGCCATACACTGAAATTACCACTACCAATAAGGATGGGTTGTTTCAATTTCCTGAGGTGCGTGGTGCGGCGGAGTTTGGAATTCTGGCGAGATTATTCCACGTACCAGTAGTTTTGATTGATGTCGATTTGATCGAAGAAAGCTTAAAAACATCCTTGTATTCAACGGGTAGACATACCTACAAACCTGCGGAAGAGACGGGATTCGAGACAATCCAAATGAGTTGTGATCTTCAAGATCGGGATCTATTTGCAGACTTGTTGCCAGTGATCAATTGTGCGGTTAAACAATCAGATGAAATGCTGAACCGTTTTCAGTAA